CGCGCCATAGTCGAAGCGCAAGCGCGACAGCCGCGCGGCCTCACCCGCGGCGCGCTCGGCGCGGCGGAGCGAGCGGTTGCGGTCCAGTTCGCCGGCATAGCGCGCCAGCGCCTGCTCGGTCTCGCGCAACGCCGTCAGCACGACGCCGTCGAACGCCGCGAGGCTGCCCTCCGCCGTCGCTTCGGCCTGGCGTAGGCGGCTGCGCGCGGCGGTCTGGTTCGGGAAGCTCCACGAGATGAGCGGCCCCAGCGAGAAGTTGATGCTGTCATTGTCGACGAGGCTGTCCAGCGTGGTCGAAGCGAGGCTGACCGAGCCGAGCAGCGAGATCGACGGATAGAGCGCAGCCGTTGCCACGCCGACACGCGCGGTGTCGGCGGCAAGCTGGCGCTCGGCCTGGCGAACGTCCGGGCGGCGGCGGAGCAGCGAGGCGCCGTCGCCGATCGGGATCGCCTGCGACAGCTGGGGCAGGCGCGTGCAGGTCGCGGCGGCGGCGTCCGCCTCTGCCGGCGGGCGGCCGGTCAGCGTCGCGAGCGCATAGAGCGCGGCGCGGCGCTCCGCCTCCAGCGCCGGCACCTGCGACTGGGTCGAGGCGAGCAGCGCATCCGCCTGCTCGACGTCACGGCGCTGACCGCGGCCCGCCTCGAAGAGCCGGCGGGTGAGCGCCAGCGTCTGTTCCTGAAGCCGCACCGTCTCCCGCGCGACGGTCAGCTGCGCGGCGTTGGAGCACACCAGCGCATAGGACCGCGTCGTCTCCGCCGCGACCGATACGCGGGCGGCGTCGATCTGCGCCGCGGCCGCCTGGACATCGCCGCGCGCCGCCTCGATCGCGCGGCTGACGCCGCCGAACAGGTCGAGCTCGTAATTGGCGTTGAAGCCGGTGGTGAACAGGTCGGTCTCGAACGACGGGATCGCCTGCGTCCCGCCGAACTGCGCGCCGAAGCTGTTCGAGCCCGTGCGCTGGCGCGTGTACTGCGCCGTCGTTTCGGTGGTCGGCAGCCGTCGTCCGCGCGCCTCGCCCAGCACGGCGCGGGCGCGCTGGAGGTTGGCGGCGGCTTGGCGAATGTCGGTGTTGTGCGCCAGCGCCTCGTTCACCAGCCGGTCGACATTGGCGTCGTCATAGAGACGCCACCATTTCTCCGGCAACTCGGCGGCGTTGACCGCGGACAGGCGCGCGCCCTCGACGAACGCGCCCTCGGCGCTGAGGCCGCCCGGCGTCGCGGGCTTCTGATAGTCGGGCCCCACCGCGCAGGCGCCGAGCGCCAGCGCGAGGGTCAGGGTGGCAAGCTTCTTCATGCCGGAGCTCCCGGTTCGGTGACGGGGGCATGGCGGTCGCCCTTCGGCTTGCGCCGGAACGTGCGGCCTGCCCAGTCGCCGAACTTGCGGCTGATGACGTAGAAAGCGGGGGTGAAGACGAGGCCGAACACGGTCACGCCGATCATGCCGAAGAACACCGCGACACCAAGGGCACGCCGCATCTCCGCACCCGGACCCGAGCCGATGACGAGCGGCAGCACGCCCAGGATGAAGGCGATCGACGTCATCAGGATCGGGCGCAGACGCTGGGCGGCGGCGTGGCGTGCGGCCTCCAGCAGTTCCTGGCCTTCCTCTTCGTTCTGCTTGGCGAACTCGACGATCAGGATCGCGTTCTTCGCGGCCAGACCGATGAGCACGACCAGGCCGATCTGCGTCAGGATGTTGTTGTCCATCCCCATCAGATTGACGCCCAGCATCGCCGCCAACAGACACATCGGCACGATCAGGATGACCGCCAGTGGCAGGACCAGGCTTTCGTAGTTCGCCGCGAGCAGCAGGAACACGAAGAGTACGGCCAGGGCAAAGGCGATCAGGCCGGTATTGCCCGCCTGCTTCTGCTGGAAGGCAAGCTCCGTCCACTCGAACGACATGCCCTCCGGCAGCGTCTCGGCCGCGATCTTCTCCATCGCCGCCAGGCTCTGCCCGCTCGAGAAGCCGGGGACGGTGTCGCCCTGAAGCTCCGCGGAGGGATAGAGGTTGTAGCGCACCACGCGGTACGGCCCGCTGTCGTCGCGGATCGTCATCACCGCGTCGAGCGGCACCATCGCCCCCGACGCCGATCGCGTGCGAAGCCGACCGATGTCGGACGTATCGTTGCGATAGGGCGCATCCGCCTGTGCCGTCACGCGGAAGGTGCGGCCGAGGAAGTTGAAGTCGTTGATGTAGGACGAACCGAGATAGGTCCCCATCGTCGAGAAGATGTTGCTGACCGGCACGCCGAGTTGCTCGGCACGCTCGCGATCCACATCGGCGAACAGGCGCGGCGTGCGCGTGTTGAAGAGGGTGAAGGCACCGGCGATGCCGGGGGTCTGATTTGCCTTCATCATCATGCCGAAGGTCGCGGCCTCAAGCGCCTTGTAGCCGCGGTTCTGCCGATCCTCGACCATCATCTTCCAGCCGCCGCCGGTACCGATGCCCTGGACGGGCGGCGGCGGGATGACCAGCAGCAGCCCTTCGGTGAACTGCGCCATCGCGCCGCGCATCTGGTTGGCGATGGTGTCAGCGTCGGCGCGCTCGGCATGCGGCTTCATCGTCACGAACATCGCGGCAGTGTTGGGCGCGGTCGAGAAGCTGGTGCCGTCGAGGCCGACGAGCATCACCGTGTCGAGCGTGCCGGGCACCTGCCGCGCCGCCTTTTCGGCGCGCAGCATCATGTCGGTGGTGCGCTGGAGCGAGGCACCTGGCGGCAGCTGCGCCGCGGCGATCAGATAGCCCTGGTCCTGCGACGGAATGAACCCGGTCGGCGTCGCATAGAAGCGCCAGCCGGCCAGCCCGATCAGCAGCACATAGGCGATCGCGATCACGCCCAGCATCCGGATGGCGCGCGCGGTGAAGCGGCCATAGCGATCCGCCAGCCAGTCAAACCCGCGGTTGAAGCCGCGCGCGAACCGGCCCGGCAGGCCGCGCCAGCCGCGCCGCGGCTCGGCATCGTGCGCTTTGGGCTTCAGGATCAGCGCGGCCATCGCCGGCGACAGCGTGAGCGAGACGATCGCCGAGATGGCGGTCGCCGACACGATCGTCAGCGCGAACTGCTGATAGAATTGGCCCGAGATGCCCGGGATGAACATGGTCGGGACGAACACGCCGCAGAGGACGAGCGCGATCGCGATGAGGGCGCCGGCGACCTCGTCCATCGTCTCGTGCGCGGCCTCGCGCGGCGACATGCCGCGCTCTTCCATCAGGCGTTCGACATTCTCGACGACGACGATCGCGTCGTCGACGACGATACCGATCGCCAGCACCATGCCGAACAACGACAGGTTGTTGAGGGAGTAGCCGAAGCCCGCCAGGATCGCGAGGCTGCCCAGCAGCGACACCGGGATCGCGATGATCGGGATAATCGCCGCGCGCCAGCTCTGGAGGAAGATCAGCACGACCAGCGCGACGAGGATGATCGCCTCGACCAGCGTGTCGACTACCGCCTCAATCGAGGCGGAGATATATTCGGTGGGATTGTACGGGATCGAATAGGTCATCCCCGGCGGGAACGACTTCTTGGCCTCGTCCAGCTCCTTGATGACCGCCTCAGCCGCGTCCAGCGCGTTCGATCCAGGAAGCTGGCTGATCGCCACCGCCGTGACCGGCACGCCGTTCAGATAGGCGTTGACCGCATAGGTCTCCGCGCCGAGCTCGATGCGGGCGACGTCGCGCAGCCGGGTCATCGCGCCATTCTCGTTGCGCTTGACGATGATCTGGCCGAACTGCTCGGGCGTGGTCAGCCGTCCCTCGGTCTGCACGCCGAGCTGGAAGGCGGAGCCCGTGCCGGCGAAAGGCGGCTGGCCGACGGCGCCCGCCGCGACCTGAGCATTCTGGCCGCGGATCGCCGTGACGATCTCGTCGACGGTCAGGTTGCGGGCAGCGGCCAGATCGGGATCGATCCAGACGCGCATGTTGTAGTCGCGCCCACCGAAGCTCTGCGCGTTGCCGACGCCGGGCACGCGCGCCAGCCGGTCGATGACCTGGGTGCCGACATAGTTCGACACATATTCCTGGCTCAGTGATCCGTCCGGCGACGAGAACATCGCCACCATCAGGAAGTCGGGCGAGTTCTTGAGCGTGGTCACACCGATCTGACGCGTCTGCTCGGGCAGGCGCGGCTCGGCGGAGGCGACGCGGTTCTGGACGAGCACCTGAGCCTGATCGGCATCGACACCCTGGGCAAAGGTAACGGTGATCTGAAGCGCGCCATCACCCGTCGACGACGATGACATGTAGATCATGTTCTCGACGCCGTTGATTGCCTCTTCCAGCGGACCGGCGACCGTCTCGGCCAACGTCTCGGCGCTGGCGCCCGGGAATTGCGCGGACACGACGACGGTCGGCGGCGCGATCTCCGGATACTGCGTGACCGGCAGCGTCGGCAGCGCGACCGCGCCGAAGACGAGGATCAGGATCGAGAGGACCGCCGCGAAGATCGGGCGGTCGATGAAGAAATGCGGAAAGCGCATGTCAGTTCGCCTGGCTGGCGTCGGCGGCGGGCGGGGTCGAGAGCGCCTGCGACGAAGGCGCGTCGCCCTTCGGCTTGGCCTGGATGCGGGTCAGCTTGGCCTGGACCTGCATGCCCGGCTGGAGCGTGGTCAGCCCCTCGATGACGACGCGGTCGTTGGGCTTCAGACCCTCCTTGATGACGCGGAGGCCGTCGGCGGGCGGACCCGTGACGACGGGACGCGGCGCGACCTTGCCATCCTGGCCGACGACATAGACGATCTTGCGCGCCTGGTCGGTGACGACCGCCGCATCGGGGATGAGGAGCGCGCGATAGGTGCCCGATCCGAGCAAGCGCGCGCGGCCGAACATGCCCGGCGTCAGGAAGCCGTCGGGGTTCGAAATCCGGGCATGAGCGCGGATCGTGCCCGAATTGGGATCGATCGCGTTGTCGACGAAGTCCATCCGTCCGCGCCAATTATAGCCGCTCTCGTCGGCCAGCTGGACCTCGACCGGATTGCCCGTGTCGCGCGAGGACGCGCGCTCCCCGCGCGAATCCTGACGGCGATACTTGAGGTAGAAGGCCTCGGCGCCGTCGAAGCTGAACCAGATCGGATCAACCGAAACGACTCGCGTCAGGACGGTCGTCCCTTCCTGGACGAAGTTGCCGCGGCTGACTGCGCGGCGCGAGACGCGGCCGGCGATCGGCGAGCGGACGGTGGTGAAGCCCAGGTTGAGCTCCGCCGTCTGCACCTGCGCGCGTGCCGCCTCTAGGTCGGCATTGGCGGTGCGGACGTTGGCGACGTTCTGCTCATATTCCTCGCGGCTGACCGCCTGCGCCTGGAGCAGCGACTGCGACCGGGCCGCGACCGAGCGGGCGTTGGCGAGCGTCGCTTGCGCGCGCAGCACCTGCGCCCGCGCATTGGCAAGCGCGGCGCGATACGGGCGCGGGTCGATCTCGAACAGCGGCTGGCCCTGCGACACGCGCTGGCCATCGGTGAACAGGACGGCCTGGATCGTGCCCGACGCGCGCGGACGGATCTCTGCATCCTGCAGCGCCTCGAACCGGCCGACATACTCGTCCCAGTCATAGA
This is a stretch of genomic DNA from Sphingomonas sp. Y38-1Y. It encodes these proteins:
- a CDS encoding TolC family protein, whose amino-acid sequence is MKKLATLTLALALGACAVGPDYQKPATPGGLSAEGAFVEGARLSAVNAAELPEKWWRLYDDANVDRLVNEALAHNTDIRQAAANLQRARAVLGEARGRRLPTTETTAQYTRQRTGSNSFGAQFGGTQAIPSFETDLFTTGFNANYELDLFGGVSRAIEAARGDVQAAAAQIDAARVSVAAETTRSYALVCSNAAQLTVARETVRLQEQTLALTRRLFEAGRGQRRDVEQADALLASTQSQVPALEAERRAALYALATLTGRPPAEADAAAATCTRLPQLSQAIPIGDGASLLRRRPDVRQAERQLAADTARVGVATAALYPSISLLGSVSLASTTLDSLVDNDSINFSLGPLISWSFPNQTAARSRLRQAEATAEGSLAAFDGVVLTALRETEQALARYAGELDRNRSLRRAERAAGEAARLSRLRFDYGAESFLQLIEAERQRADARAGRAQSDAALAEAQVSLFRALGGGWENAPEATRREPVQPQS
- a CDS encoding efflux RND transporter periplasmic adaptor subunit, which encodes MRPFPVLPRVSAGRAAATALIALTLAGCGGGQAPPAPPPPTVQVANPIQREVYDWDEYVGRFEALQDAEIRPRASGTIQAVLFTDGQRVSQGQPLFEIDPRPYRAALANARAQVLRAQATLANARSVAARSQSLLQAQAVSREEYEQNVANVRTANADLEAARAQVQTAELNLGFTTVRSPIAGRVSRRAVSRGNFVQEGTTVLTRVVSVDPIWFSFDGAEAFYLKYRRQDSRGERASSRDTGNPVEVQLADESGYNWRGRMDFVDNAIDPNSGTIRAHARISNPDGFLTPGMFGRARLLGSGTYRALLIPDAAVVTDQARKIVYVVGQDGKVAPRPVVTGPPADGLRVIKEGLKPNDRVVIEGLTTLQPGMQVQAKLTRIQAKPKGDAPSSQALSTPPAADASQAN
- a CDS encoding multidrug efflux RND transporter permease subunit, which encodes MRFPHFFIDRPIFAAVLSILILVFGAVALPTLPVTQYPEIAPPTVVVSAQFPGASAETLAETVAGPLEEAINGVENMIYMSSSSTGDGALQITVTFAQGVDADQAQVLVQNRVASAEPRLPEQTRQIGVTTLKNSPDFLMVAMFSSPDGSLSQEYVSNYVGTQVIDRLARVPGVGNAQSFGGRDYNMRVWIDPDLAAARNLTVDEIVTAIRGQNAQVAAGAVGQPPFAGTGSAFQLGVQTEGRLTTPEQFGQIIVKRNENGAMTRLRDVARIELGAETYAVNAYLNGVPVTAVAISQLPGSNALDAAEAVIKELDEAKKSFPPGMTYSIPYNPTEYISASIEAVVDTLVEAIILVALVVLIFLQSWRAAIIPIIAIPVSLLGSLAILAGFGYSLNNLSLFGMVLAIGIVVDDAIVVVENVERLMEERGMSPREAAHETMDEVAGALIAIALVLCGVFVPTMFIPGISGQFYQQFALTIVSATAISAIVSLTLSPAMAALILKPKAHDAEPRRGWRGLPGRFARGFNRGFDWLADRYGRFTARAIRMLGVIAIAYVLLIGLAGWRFYATPTGFIPSQDQGYLIAAAQLPPGASLQRTTDMMLRAEKAARQVPGTLDTVMLVGLDGTSFSTAPNTAAMFVTMKPHAERADADTIANQMRGAMAQFTEGLLLVIPPPPVQGIGTGGGWKMMVEDRQNRGYKALEAATFGMMMKANQTPGIAGAFTLFNTRTPRLFADVDRERAEQLGVPVSNIFSTMGTYLGSSYINDFNFLGRTFRVTAQADAPYRNDTSDIGRLRTRSASGAMVPLDAVMTIRDDSGPYRVVRYNLYPSAELQGDTVPGFSSGQSLAAMEKIAAETLPEGMSFEWTELAFQQKQAGNTGLIAFALAVLFVFLLLAANYESLVLPLAVILIVPMCLLAAMLGVNLMGMDNNILTQIGLVVLIGLAAKNAILIVEFAKQNEEEGQELLEAARHAAAQRLRPILMTSIAFILGVLPLVIGSGPGAEMRRALGVAVFFGMIGVTVFGLVFTPAFYVISRKFGDWAGRTFRRKPKGDRHAPVTEPGAPA